In Candidatus Thermoplasmatota archaeon, the sequence GTTTTTATTGCATCTGGATTTATTTTTAGTTCTTTGAATTTCTTCCGATAAAATGGTACGTTCTCATAAACATTATGTACTATTTTTTTCAAATGTTTGAGTTGCAGCTCCTTGATTTTTGAACGAGATAGCTTCTCAGTTTTAGGATTAAATATATGATCCATCGGTTTCCCTCTGAGCGAGAAAATACAATTACTCTTATAATAGTTTGGTGAAGTAAAAAATACTGTTTTAGAGTCAATTGTATAGAATTATTTATTTTTCTTCTCTATATTGGGCTAGGCTGTTTTTATAATCTTCCAAGATTCCGCATTAGATTGAGATTGAGTATCTGTTGCTGAGTGTTGCCCGTAAATTAGGTTTTTATGGAGAGAATCCATATCGTTTTTTTGCATACCTGAACGAGATGGATGTCTCTCGTTTTGTAATTATGCAACTACTTTTTTGTATATTTTTCTAGTCGTTGCTAGGTAGTTTTATGTTTAGGTACAAACTCAATGCTCTGAGCAACAGATTATTTTGAGATTGCTGAGTGTTTCGATAACTTTCTATCTGGTTCATTACAACATTTACTGATTTACCCTTTGTTACAATTACAGTAAATGGATCTGACCACTCGCTCTCCAAGCCATGTTCATCCTTTGCTTTTGCCCTAAGCTCATATGTCCCCTTGTACCATTTATGCGATGTCTCTGCTAATTTACCTGACTCATATGGGCCCAACCATCCACTTAGTACACCATCACCGAAGTCAAATAAATAGTATATTTTGTGTTCATTTGGGTCTGTTGTTGAACTGGAGCATGGATATACTTTTCCTGATGTAGCCTTTGATGGGCCTTTTACAGAAGGTTTAAGGGGTGGTTCATTCTCGACCGCGGATTTATATAGAAAACCAGTCACCTCAAGATAATAAAATTTAATTTCATGCTCATTGTAATCATTTGGCCAAAGATAGTTTTCTATAAATCCTCCACTTGCTGTTTCATCAGCTTCCAACAATCTTGGGTGTAAAATAATAACGGATCCGATTCTTTTACCATCAAAATAAACATAAGGTTGATGCGTGGTTTCAAGATAATCTCTGTTTCCAAAATTTTTAATTGTTGAATTAAAATTTACACTTTGCCCAGGTATGAATTTATCTGGTTCTATCCACATTTTCACATATCTTATATCTGTATAACCACCATTAACACTGAAATCATGAACTGCTATCTCACTTCTTTCGCCATTCTCATTCTCAGCAATAACAGCAACATCATAAGTCCCTCCAATACAAAAAGTATGATTAATGGCTATGACTTGATTTGATCCTTTAAGTGGCGTTTCATAATCCACATTAAAATCTTGGCCTGGGTATATCTTCCAGTCAAAAAGATACTTAATGTAAAGACCATTAGGATCTATTGCCTTTACATAGAATGTAGCAGTTTCACCGATATCTATAGAACTTGGTCCATAAAATTCAACAATAGTAGGCAGTGATCTACTCTGGCCAATACTATACCCGTAGATATTTAAGTTATTTTCTTCATTTATATCCCTAGTATTCATAATACCAGCAGCAGACGCTAAAGATAACATAAAAACTGCTACAAATATGAATACTGTACTGACACCAGCATGTTTTTTATGTTTCATTTTTTTCATAATTTTTCACCTCCTATTTATCACCCCTTCCACGCAGTGAAACTACGTGAATTTCTCCTCAAGGGAAATGCCTAACAGCATTTTACAAATAACTATCCAGGCGATTCATCCCTGATATAAAAGTCATAGATTTCTCGCCCGGAAAATCCTTAAAATAAAGAAATAAAATAACTTTTGCAACAAAGGAAAGCGCTCTGCGAGATTCATTAAACGCTCAAGAAGCAATGATCTAAATGAACTACGAGTTCTAGGTAAACTAACTGAAAAAGTACTCCAATCACTTTCTCCACCATAAACACTGTCTCTAGCTTTTGCTCGAATAGTATAAACCTTTTTCTTAGAATATACATGCTTTAGTTTTATAGTCTCTTCGTTTTTATATGGCCCAATCCATCCTGTGGTATCGCCGTCCCCCCAGTCAATAAAATATTCAATATCTTGTTTATCTGGATCAGATGAATAAAATGAATATTCAAGTATTTCACCAGGTTTTCCATTTTTTGGACCTTTAATAAGTGGTTTGGATGGAGGCGCACTCTTTATATTTATTTTTAGTGGTTCTGACCATTCGCTCTCCCGGTAATTGTTTCTAGCCTTAACCCTAACATTGTATTCTTTAACATTATTCCAATAGTGGCATACATTACAAACATCCCCTGAGTAATATGGTCCTAACCATTCGCTGTATGTGCCATCGCCCCAAGACCATTTAAAATAGATTTTACCATCAGTTGGATCAAATGTTTTTGTTTGAAAACAATATTCTTCATAAATGACTCCCTCTTTTGGACCTGAGGGTTCAGGTACATCTGGAGTAAGAAGCTGCCCTTTTCCAGCAATTCTAAGTTGACAATCATTTTGAGAATTAAGATCCTCTTTTTCTATGAATACCGCATAGACTTCTTCTCCGCTACCATTATAATCCCAACCTATTTGTCCAATTTTTTTATCAGAAATATGTAAAACTTGTCTAGCTTCCCAATCATTAGGACCAAATCTTCTTTTAAAGCAGATATTATTGCCATCGCTCCATCCAACTAATGGAAAAATCTCATCTCTTACACCTGAAGTACCACTGAACAGTGGAGCTGACGAAACTGTTCCGATCCCAGATTCAACTTCTTCTATTTCAGATCTAGCATTAATGTTGTCCATGTAGTAAATGGTTGCGTTTAGATTTTCAGAACTATCTACTTCTGTTACCCAAGATACAGATGGACCTGATTCACCGATATAACTTACTGAAGGATGCCCATTTCTTTCAGTAGACGTAATTTTAATGGTATTGTCATTCCTAGTATTATCAGTAAATGTTGTTACGTAGATATTTTGGTCATTTGCTGTGTTAAGATCTCCGTCTTCATCCACTGTATAAGCACATGCTGCTTCACCATTTTTAAAAGCCAAGCTTACTGGAGCGCTAATAACATTTTTGTTTGTTAAAATACGTGGGACAGACCAACCATTTCCAGCCCAGAATGATGTATATATCGCCTTGTCGTTAGTTGTTGCTGTAAAGATATTTGCATCATTATCACAGACCCAAACTACAACTGCCTTGTTTCCATTGGATTTTATCACTGGGAAAGAATCCATGAAACGATTTGTTGTAGCACCTATAAGTTGAGGTGTTGTCCATGTGCCGTCATGAAAATAGCAGTATCCGATTTCGCTTTCACTAAAGATTTGATTAAGGGTTTTTCCAGCTGCAGATTCTGTTAGGCAATTGAATACACATATTGCATCCCCATTATCCAAGAGCGTTACAGATGGGTTTGATTGAGCATAGTTGTCATCTGTGACTTGCAATCGTTGGTTCCATTTCTCATTGGTTTTATCCCAAGTTGAATACCATATTTCAAGACCATCTCCTTTAGCTCCCCCAGAACCACCTATACTAAGATCATCCTGAGTCCATACCATTATTCTATCGCCATTTGAGTTTGTACTAATAGATGGATTCGATGCTGGAAATGCATCATCAATAAGTACGCCTTCATCATTGTTAATCCATGTTGGAGTCCCGTAATTCCTTGGCATAAACTGATAACCTCCTGAGGTAGAAGCCCCACGGGTACTAGGCCAACTATAACTATACCACTCCCAGTCCCAATATCCAAGATATATGATTTCCGCATAAGCTCCGAAAGATATTGTTATAATAAATGAGTTATATACGCTACCACTTTCATCTTCCGGTGTTATAAAAGACCATGTACCATCTATTCCACCGTAAAGTCCGGCATTAATGATACCAGTAAAACCAATACCACCACGTGCGTTTCCACCAGCACTTAAAGAACCAGTCATTTGATCAAAAACATGGTCATCAAATTCATCAGGAGAATTTAGATAAAATTTTAAATCGCCATCGAGATGCAAATCAGCTGCTGCAGAAATAGGTATAGGACCAGCAAATGACTGCAATCGTAGAATCGGGAATTGAAGATGACCATTTAAATAAAGCATTAAATTCCAATCAAGACTATTTACATCAAAATCACCTTGAGCACCACAGGAAAAACTACCACCAGCACCAAGAACATTATAAGCTTCTATATTGAGCTCAACACCACTAAACAAAATCATCTTATCGTTTTCAGGATTTGCTGGATAAAGTTCTATATCTATTTTCGTATCATTCCAATTAATACCAAAATTATATGTGCCACTAAAATCACCTATACTTATGTTACCTGGAACACTACCATCTAGATTTATAATATGTTGAATGTTAGATAATGGTACAGTTGCACTTAAACACGACCCGTCCCAATGTGAATATGTTCCATAAACAGATATTAAAAATTTTGCTAATGCTGGGACATCTTTAATTTCAACTGAAGCTGTATCTGAAGCAGTAGTTCCATTAGAAAATGTTACAGTTAAAGTTGCTGTATATATGTGTGGTAACGATCCAGTTGGGGAATAAGTATGCTTAGGGTTTTGTTCATTGGATGATGCACCATCACCAAAATTCCAATGCCAACTAATTGGTGTTCCTTGTGAACTATAACCAAAAAACTGTACATAATAATCCTTAAATCCATAATATGGGCCTCCTGCGCTTACGCCAATTACTTTTACTGTCTTGGGTTCAGACCATACACTTTTTTCGCCATAGCTGTCCATTGCCTGCGATCTGATTTCATAAGAACCGGCATTAGCCCATGAATGAGATAAGCTAGAAGGCATCCCAGAATTAACAAAAGATGTCCAATCACTAATTTCTCCGTCATCCCAATCAAATCTATATTTGACTTGATCACCATCCGGATCGGTTGCACTAGTAGTATATGTTCCTGAAGCACCAATAACCAGTTCCGCTGGACCTTGCGGCTTACTAGGTTGATTTGGAGGGTTGTTATCTGTTACATCCATTTTATTTATCTTAAAACCAAAAAAGGACCCAACCCATAAATACTCTCCATCCCATGCTAAATCGGTTGATGCATCTGCACCATCTGGTTTAGCAAATGAAAAAACTTCACTCCCGTCAAGATTTAATTTCCAAATTTTCTGAACTGCAGAATACTGGGATGTAAACCATAAATGCGAACCAGCATATGCCAATCCCTGATAAGAAGTTGTTGGAAAGGCTAAAATGTTAGAAGCAATAAAACTAGAAATATAACTTCCAGTTGTAGTAATTTTATGGATTCTATATCTGTATTGGTAATTTCCTAAATTTATTCTTTCAGAATACCATAAATGACCATCACCGTATGTTAACCCGCCAGTATAATTGACTTTGTTTGGATCTAGACTAAAATAATTCACCTGTGATCCCCAAAAAAAATATTTGTATATTTTTGTTTGTTCTGTTTCATAGTTTAATATGTATATATAAGGAGGAGCAGAAGCGAGACCCCTTATATCCCCCGGATGATTAAAATTAAAACTATAAGATACGTTTCCACTTTGATTAAAGAATATTATTTGTTGATAATCTTCACTATCTTCAGTGGGCCCACCAGCAACTATATAAGACCCATAATAAGTAAGTCCTCTTGCTAAAAATCCCTCTGGAACATTAAAACTAAACAGAATATCACCAGCGTCTGCACTAGCAGTATCACATACAATTATATTTAGTGTACCGCTAACTATTAACACACAAATAAAAACTCCTATTATTTTCTTCATAATTTACACCCCCACATACCTCCGCATACCTCCACTCAAAGTTGAATATTATAATATAATATCTTCTATATAGATTTTTAGTTTTTAATAAAAAAATAAAATGAAGAGTATTGAAATAACTACGAAAAAAAGAAAGAGATGTTTTAGCAGAGTCTTCGCATTAATTGCTGTAATAATTATAGAAAAATGTTCAATAAATCTTCATCTATCGAAAGAGTGTTTAGGGAGTCTTAAAATTCATTATAGATTTTGAATCCCTTAACAGTACCATGATATATCTCCTGCTTGTACTCACCAAACAATGTCCATGTGAGGACAATGTCAAATTTTCCAGAACCATACGGAAAATACATGTAAGTGAATGCATATGAACCATCAGATTTTTTACCTTTATATAATATAAGTGGACGACCACCTCTTAAAAAAAGACGTGGCCAGAGGTTGTTTCAAAATCAATAATCAATGATTTGAAACATTCCTCAAAACCAGTTACACCAAGAAGTACAAAACCTAAACCAAATCAGATAGTTGGGGTTAATTTTATCCAACCTTCGGCCGATAATGGTTGATCCAAAATAAAGTTTGAGGTAAAAACTTTTTTTACTTTAGGTTTTATTATTCAAGTTTTACTATAGTTTATTATGTCAAGGATATTTATTCCAACAACCATTTCCATAACGGGATATATACTATTTTGTTTCCACCGACCTCTTCTTCACGTTCAACATCTTCAGTTATAACCAATCCCTTTTTTAATTTAAACTCACCCATAGCTTTTAATAAACTTTTCAGCTCCCTTTCTTTTGTATTAATATCTTCAATATTAGAAGTAACTTGTATAACTTGCTTGACTTGTGTTCTTTCTTTTAAAACAAAGTCGACCTCTCTTTGTTGATAATCTTTCCAATAATAAACTTCCAGTTCTGGATGCATAGTCTGTTTTCTTTTTAATTCTGTTGCAACTATATTTTCCATGGTTCTCCCAAGGTTTTCTGCAAATCGAAAACCAATAGTATTTGATAGTCCATTGTCAATAGCATACACTTTTCTAGATGATTTTTCTTGTTCTTTAAAAGAATATGAAAACCGTTTTACAAAAAAAATCAAATTTGCTGTTTCCAGATAATCCGAGAAACGTTCGACTGTAGTAAGTGGCAATTTCAAAAATCTAGAAATCTTATTAAATGTTATCGGTGAAGCAATGTTAGTAAGATAGAATTTCGCAAGTGTTCTTATTTTTTCTCTCTCCCGTATATTAAACCTTTCTATAATATCCCTAGAGATAATTGTTTCAAAATAACCTAAAATAATTCTTTTCTTTTCAGATGATAGAACAATTTCTGGAAATCCACCTATTTCTAAATATTCACTCATTAATTTTTTAATCTCTGTTCTTTTTGAAACAATGTCGATTTCAGAATTTATCGGTATATTTTTAAAAAAAAGAAACTCCTTAAATGAAAGAGGATATAGGTTAAATAATATGTGTCTTCCGGTTAATAGTGTTGCAAGTTCTGCACTTAATAGTTTTGATGATGATCCTGATACTACGATTTTTGCTTCTTTTCTTTCATGAATACCTCTTAC encodes:
- a CDS encoding PKD domain-containing protein, with the translated sequence MKKIIGVFICVLIVSGTLNIIVCDTASADAGDILFSFNVPEGFLARGLTYYGSYIVAGGPTEDSEDYQQIIFFNQSGNVSYSFNFNHPGDIRGLASAPPYIYILNYETEQTKIYKYFFWGSQVNYFSLDPNKVNYTGGLTYGDGHLWYSERINLGNYQYRYRIHKITTTGSYISSFIASNILAFPTTSYQGLAYAGSHLWFTSQYSAVQKIWKLNLDGSEVFSFAKPDGADASTDLAWDGEYLWVGSFFGFKINKMDVTDNNPPNQPSKPQGPAELVIGASGTYTTSATDPDGDQVKYRFDWDDGEISDWTSFVNSGMPSSLSHSWANAGSYEIRSQAMDSYGEKSVWSEPKTVKVIGVSAGGPYYGFKDYYVQFFGYSSQGTPISWHWNFGDGASSNEQNPKHTYSPTGSLPHIYTATLTVTFSNGTTASDTASVEIKDVPALAKFLISVYGTYSHWDGSCLSATVPLSNIQHIINLDGSVPGNISIGDFSGTYNFGINWNDTKIDIELYPANPENDKMILFSGVELNIEAYNVLGAGGSFSCGAQGDFDVNSLDWNLMLYLNGHLQFPILRLQSFAGPIPISAAADLHLDGDLKFYLNSPDEFDDHVFDQMTGSLSAGGNARGGIGFTGIINAGLYGGIDGTWSFITPEDESGSVYNSFIITISFGAYAEIIYLGYWDWEWYSYSWPSTRGASTSGGYQFMPRNYGTPTWINNDEGVLIDDAFPASNPSISTNSNGDRIMVWTQDDLSIGGSGGAKGDGLEIWYSTWDKTNEKWNQRLQVTDDNYAQSNPSVTLLDNGDAICVFNCLTESAAGKTLNQIFSESEIGYCYFHDGTWTTPQLIGATTNRFMDSFPVIKSNGNKAVVVWVCDNDANIFTATTNDKAIYTSFWAGNGWSVPRILTNKNVISAPVSLAFKNGEAACAYTVDEDGDLNTANDQNIYVTTFTDNTRNDNTIKITSTERNGHPSVSYIGESGPSVSWVTEVDSSENLNATIYYMDNINARSEIEEVESGIGTVSSAPLFSGTSGVRDEIFPLVGWSDGNNICFKRRFGPNDWEARQVLHISDKKIGQIGWDYNGSGEEVYAVFIEKEDLNSQNDCQLRIAGKGQLLTPDVPEPSGPKEGVIYEEYCFQTKTFDPTDGKIYFKWSWGDGTYSEWLGPYYSGDVCNVCHYWNNVKEYNVRVKARNNYRESEWSEPLKINIKSAPPSKPLIKGPKNGKPGEILEYSFYSSDPDKQDIEYFIDWGDGDTTGWIGPYKNEETIKLKHVYSKKKVYTIRAKARDSVYGGESDWSTFSVSLPRTRSSFRSLLLERLMNLAERFPLLQKLFYFFILRIFRARNL
- a CDS encoding ATP-binding protein, whose translation is MRKEELLEILSDWNFWAKEIDTGIKREYYLKELLKILTKTDQIVCISGVRRSGKSTIMRQMAKELIKEVGGKNTLIINFEDERFTERNLNTLIDTYNCYLEKVKPTGKKPFIFLDEIQNINEWERFVRGIHERKEAKIVVSGSSSKLLSAELATLLTGRHILFNLYPLSFKEFLFFKNIPINSEIDIVSKRTEIKKLMSEYLEIGGFPEIVLSSEKKRIILGYFETIISRDIIERFNIREREKIRTLAKFYLTNIASPITFNKISRFLKLPLTTVERFSDYLETANLIFFVKRFSYSFKEQEKSSRKVYAIDNGLSNTIGFRFAENLGRTMENIVATELKRKQTMHPELEVYYWKDYQQREVDFVLKERTQVKQVIQVTSNIEDINTKERELKSLLKAMGEFKLKKGLVITEDVEREEEVGGNKIVYIPLWKWLLE